In Euzebya rosea, one genomic interval encodes:
- a CDS encoding ATP-binding protein, producing MGRRREVDALTARALRGLDGEAGVLVVAGPPGIGKSALVDVVLSGLRDHDPVEVRHAHPDVPGRGLSALRNLIPPAVVPPAPHIVVLEDLERLPLPALLALPDVVESVRADQLLVIAQLCTSDATPTVVHEMLEDPRLEVTRLPPLSPHHVDELVASAGLGTPGSRVSRAVQRATDGNPGLVRALVDTLVEEGAAS from the coding sequence GTGGGGCGTCGACGCGAGGTCGACGCCCTGACTGCCCGTGCCCTCCGCGGGCTGGACGGCGAGGCCGGTGTCCTCGTCGTGGCCGGTCCGCCGGGGATCGGCAAGTCGGCGCTGGTCGATGTCGTGCTGTCCGGCCTGCGTGATCACGACCCGGTCGAGGTGCGCCATGCCCATCCCGACGTGCCCGGCCGGGGGCTGTCGGCGCTCCGCAACCTGATCCCCCCGGCGGTGGTCCCTCCCGCCCCGCACATCGTCGTGCTGGAGGACCTCGAACGGCTGCCGTTGCCGGCACTGCTGGCCCTGCCCGACGTCGTCGAATCGGTGCGGGCGGATCAGCTGCTGGTCATCGCCCAGCTGTGCACTTCAGACGCCACGCCGACCGTCGTGCACGAGATGCTGGAGGACCCGCGGCTGGAGGTCACGCGCCTGCCGCCGTTGTCGCCCCACCACGTGGACGAGCTGGTCGCCAGCGCAGGGCTCGGGACACCCGGCAGCCGGGTCAGCCGTGCCGTGCAGCGGGCCACCGACGGCAACCCGGGCCTGGTGCGGGCGCTTGTCGACACGCTGGTCGAGGAGGGCGCCGCCAGCTGA
- a CDS encoding RluA family pseudouridine synthase has protein sequence MPDPVADDTTIRVVGPGHAGQRLDKVLAALLGESRAHVQRLIDADLVTVDGEAANKSMKPEEGQTIAVGTPAPVVVAPPPEVPIRWEDDHLAVVAKPADLVVHAGAGVRGPTLVDALLAQGMVLAPGEDPERPGIVHRLDRGTSGLLVVARTAEAMAGLKAMFRVHDVDRAYWALVEGLPDPPEATIDAPIVRSPRNRTTFTTGDGGRDAVTHYRVETHHPVTDTTELEVTLETGRTHQVRVHMRAVGRPVAGDIAYAANTLLSRRLRLERQALHAKRLSFVHPITGEAVDVTEPLPDDLEHARLRASGSS, from the coding sequence ATGCCTGACCCGGTGGCGGACGACACGACCATCCGCGTCGTCGGCCCCGGACACGCGGGCCAACGCTTGGACAAGGTGCTGGCCGCGCTGCTCGGCGAGTCCCGAGCCCACGTCCAGCGCCTGATCGACGCCGACCTCGTGACCGTGGACGGCGAGGCGGCGAACAAGTCCATGAAGCCCGAGGAGGGGCAGACGATCGCCGTCGGCACCCCCGCCCCCGTGGTCGTCGCACCGCCGCCCGAGGTCCCGATCCGCTGGGAGGACGACCACCTCGCGGTCGTCGCCAAACCTGCGGACCTGGTGGTGCACGCAGGAGCCGGTGTCCGCGGACCCACCCTCGTCGACGCGTTGCTCGCCCAGGGCATGGTGCTCGCGCCTGGCGAGGATCCCGAGCGACCGGGCATCGTGCACCGGCTCGACCGCGGCACGAGCGGCCTGCTGGTCGTCGCAAGGACCGCCGAGGCCATGGCCGGGCTGAAGGCCATGTTCCGAGTCCACGACGTCGACCGTGCCTACTGGGCGCTGGTCGAGGGCCTGCCCGACCCGCCCGAGGCCACCATCGATGCGCCGATCGTGCGGTCACCCCGCAACCGCACGACCTTCACCACGGGTGACGGCGGCCGTGACGCGGTGACCCACTACCGGGTCGAGACCCATCACCCCGTGACCGACACCACCGAGCTCGAGGTGACCCTCGAGACCGGACGCACGCATCAGGTGCGCGTCCACATGCGCGCGGTGGGTCGGCCGGTCGCCGGCGACATCGCCTACGCGGCCAACACCCTCCTCAGCCGACGGCTGCGCCTGGAACGCCAGGCCCTTCACGCCAAGCGGCTGTCGTTCGTCCACCCGATCACCGGCGAGGCCGTCGACGTGACCGAACCCCTGCCCGATGACCTGGAGCACGCCCGCCTCCGGGCGTCCGGGTCCAGCTGA
- a CDS encoding saccharopine dehydrogenase family protein has translation MSDRSYDLVLWGATGFTGRLVAAHVRDHAPADLRWAIGGRRRDALEGVAGDLGLPDLRVVVADAHDDAAMRTLAADTRVVCSTVGPYAVHGSALVAACAAEGTDYCDLTGELQWMRRMIDAHQSEAEASGARILHACGFDSIPFDLGVVFTQQVMVDRHGAPATAVHGRLKAMRGSASGGTIASMVNILGEAVTDADTRALLRDPYGLNPAGERTGPDGLERMLPQRDEDTGRWSGPFPMSPVNTRVVRRTHALLGHPWGRDFRYDEAMVTGSGPVGALTAAGIGVGMSVGGVVGGLLSAAAPTRKLLERVLPDPGTGPSPAAQEKGFFDVRFVAEGPAGTDRTLRTRVLGDRDPGYGATSRMLGETALALAAGEATVGGGHWTPGAALGDSLLRRLPANAGVTFSVLD, from the coding sequence GTGTCCGACCGTTCGTACGACCTCGTCCTGTGGGGCGCCACCGGGTTCACCGGCCGCCTCGTCGCCGCCCACGTCCGTGACCATGCCCCCGCCGACCTGCGGTGGGCCATCGGCGGACGTCGCCGCGATGCCCTCGAAGGGGTTGCCGGCGACCTCGGCCTGCCCGACCTGCGCGTCGTCGTCGCCGACGCCCACGACGACGCGGCCATGCGGACGCTGGCGGCCGACACCCGCGTCGTGTGCAGCACCGTCGGACCCTACGCCGTGCACGGATCGGCGCTGGTCGCCGCGTGTGCCGCGGAGGGCACCGACTACTGCGACCTCACCGGCGAGCTGCAGTGGATGCGCCGCATGATCGACGCCCACCAGTCCGAGGCGGAGGCGTCGGGGGCGCGCATCCTCCATGCATGCGGGTTCGACTCCATCCCCTTCGACCTCGGCGTCGTGTTCACCCAGCAGGTCATGGTCGACCGGCACGGGGCGCCCGCCACGGCCGTGCACGGACGGCTGAAGGCCATGCGTGGCAGCGCCAGCGGCGGGACCATCGCCAGCATGGTCAACATCCTCGGCGAGGCCGTCACCGACGCCGACACCAGGGCGCTGCTGCGCGACCCCTACGGGCTGAACCCGGCGGGGGAGCGGACGGGACCCGACGGGCTCGAGCGAATGCTGCCGCAGCGCGACGAGGACACCGGCCGCTGGTCGGGGCCGTTCCCGATGTCACCGGTCAACACGCGCGTGGTCCGTCGCACCCACGCCCTGCTCGGCCACCCCTGGGGCCGGGACTTCCGCTACGACGAGGCGATGGTGACCGGCAGCGGGCCCGTCGGGGCGCTGACGGCGGCCGGGATCGGCGTCGGCATGTCCGTGGGCGGCGTCGTCGGCGGCCTGCTGTCCGCAGCGGCGCCGACCCGCAAGCTCCTGGAGCGGGTCCTGCCCGATCCCGGTACGGGACCGTCGCCGGCCGCACAGGAGAAGGGGTTCTTCGACGTGCGCTTCGTGGCCGAGGGGCCCGCGGGTACCGACCGGACGCTGCGGACCCGTGTGCTGGGTGACCGTGACCCGGGGTACGGCGCCACGTCGCGGATGCTGGGCGAGACCGCCCTGGCGCTGGCCGCCGGCGAGGCGACGGTCGGCGGTGGCCACTGGACGCCCGGTGCGGCGCTGGGCGACAGCCTCCTGCGACGGCTCCCGGCCAACGCGGGGGTCACGTTCTCCGTCCTCGACTGA
- a CDS encoding trans-sulfuration enzyme family protein, with amino-acid sequence MSHVEPDAATHVLTRTVHAGREQLRSLGVHTPPLDRSTTYPLTSLDGGTESLDQLAGGARIADNPVYQRLHNPTVARWEDAIAGLEHAEAAVAFSSGMAAITATVMAARLRGGDHVVAVRPIYGGTDHLLATGLLGGSVTWARPDEVAEAIRPDTGLVLLETPANPTLATVDIARVVAQAAGVPVAVDNTFATPILQNPLDHGAAYAIHSATKALGGHGDVTGGVVACSESLAQPLRQVRILTGALLDPQAAWLLHRGLPTLALRVNAAQDGACTLAQRLALHPDVIDVRHPSLPGQDPLDLVPRQMAGPGQMIAFRVRGGYARAARIVAAVDLITPAVSLGSVDTLIQHPAGLTHRVVDAGARDAHGIGDDLLRLSVGIEHPDDLWHDLTRALAVSAPADRPLETASR; translated from the coding sequence ATGAGCCACGTCGAACCCGATGCCGCCACGCACGTCCTCACCCGCACGGTGCACGCCGGTCGCGAGCAGCTGCGGTCCCTCGGGGTGCACACCCCGCCGCTGGACCGCAGCACCACCTACCCCCTGACCAGCCTCGACGGGGGAACCGAGTCGCTCGACCAGCTCGCCGGGGGTGCCCGCATCGCCGACAACCCCGTGTACCAGCGGCTGCACAACCCCACGGTCGCCCGGTGGGAGGACGCCATCGCCGGGCTCGAACACGCCGAGGCAGCCGTCGCCTTCTCCTCCGGCATGGCCGCGATCACCGCGACCGTCATGGCTGCGCGCCTGCGGGGCGGGGACCATGTGGTCGCCGTCCGTCCGATCTACGGGGGCACCGACCACCTGCTGGCCACCGGGTTGCTCGGCGGCAGCGTGACCTGGGCACGGCCCGACGAGGTCGCCGAGGCCATCCGACCCGACACCGGCCTCGTGCTGCTGGAGACGCCGGCCAACCCGACCCTCGCGACGGTCGACATCGCCCGTGTCGTCGCGCAGGCCGCAGGGGTCCCCGTCGCCGTGGACAACACCTTCGCCACGCCGATCCTGCAGAACCCGCTCGACCACGGCGCCGCCTACGCCATCCACTCCGCCACCAAGGCCCTCGGTGGGCACGGTGACGTGACCGGGGGAGTGGTGGCCTGCAGCGAGTCGCTCGCCCAGCCCCTGCGCCAGGTGCGAATCCTCACCGGTGCGCTGCTGGACCCGCAGGCTGCCTGGCTGCTGCACCGCGGCCTCCCGACGCTGGCGCTGCGCGTCAACGCCGCCCAGGACGGCGCCTGCACCCTGGCCCAGCGCCTTGCACTGCACCCCGACGTCATCGACGTCCGCCACCCCTCGCTGCCGGGACAGGACCCCCTCGACCTCGTGCCGAGGCAGATGGCCGGCCCCGGGCAGATGATCGCGTTCCGCGTCCGCGGTGGCTACGCGCGCGCCGCCCGCATCGTCGCTGCGGTCGACCTGATCACCCCCGCGGTCAGCCTGGGGTCGGTCGACACCCTGATCCAGCACCCGGCAGGCCTGACCCACCGCGTCGTCGACGCCGGTGCACGGGACGCCCACGGCATCGGCGATGACCTGCTGCGGCTGTCGGTCGGCATCGAGCACCCCGACGACCTGTGGCACGACCTGACCCGCGCGCTGGCCGTCTCCGCACCCGCGGATCGGCCCCTGGAGACCGCCTCCCGCTGA
- a CDS encoding DUF3048 domain-containing protein, whose translation MRLRSFLTLLLLVSLLAACGGDDPEVEATGTPVAEVTTTAPEPTETPTVKPTPEPTEEPGPVAPLTGEAITDETLFELPVVAVKIDNDIDARPQVGLDAADVVIVEPIEGLTRLVAILHSDGSGEVGPVRSGRRVDPQLFGAFQPIFAFSGAAGPNYPAIDGGFPNTVVNDRNQAGWRREGTRSAPHNLFIPLETIRERFPDAAGPGATPVFAFDETAPAGGTETDGFTVDYGRFRTLSGWTWTDEGWVRSQDGTPHRSGEPDRTVEGDPIVADNVVVLTVETTGSQAEPVVVLGEGPARIHRDGQVFEGTWSKPTAEDQYRFLAADGTELPLAPGTTWLEIHPASGTYVPGAPVVEGGPTEG comes from the coding sequence TTGCGCCTGCGATCGTTCCTGACCCTGCTCCTGCTCGTGTCGCTCCTTGCCGCCTGCGGTGGCGACGACCCCGAGGTTGAGGCCACCGGGACCCCCGTCGCCGAGGTCACCACCACGGCACCCGAGCCGACGGAGACGCCGACCGTGAAGCCGACACCCGAGCCGACGGAGGAACCCGGCCCCGTCGCGCCCCTGACCGGTGAGGCGATCACCGACGAGACGTTGTTCGAGCTGCCGGTCGTGGCGGTCAAGATCGACAACGACATCGACGCCCGCCCCCAGGTGGGCCTGGACGCCGCCGACGTCGTCATCGTCGAGCCGATCGAGGGCCTGACGCGCCTCGTGGCGATCCTCCACTCCGACGGCAGCGGCGAGGTCGGACCGGTCCGCAGCGGCCGACGGGTCGACCCGCAGCTGTTCGGGGCGTTCCAGCCGATCTTCGCCTTCTCCGGCGCCGCCGGCCCCAACTACCCGGCGATCGACGGCGGGTTCCCCAACACCGTGGTTAACGACCGCAACCAGGCCGGCTGGCGCCGCGAGGGCACCCGCTCGGCGCCGCACAACCTGTTCATCCCGCTGGAGACCATCCGGGAGCGGTTCCCCGACGCCGCGGGACCCGGCGCCACGCCCGTCTTCGCCTTCGACGAGACCGCGCCTGCGGGCGGCACGGAAACCGACGGGTTCACCGTCGACTACGGCCGGTTCCGTACCCTGAGCGGCTGGACCTGGACCGACGAGGGCTGGGTCCGTTCCCAGGACGGCACGCCGCACCGCTCGGGCGAGCCCGACCGCACCGTCGAGGGCGACCCGATCGTGGCCGACAACGTGGTCGTGCTGACCGTCGAGACCACCGGCAGCCAGGCCGAACCGGTTGTCGTCCTGGGCGAGGGCCCGGCCCGCATCCACCGCGACGGGCAGGTCTTCGAGGGCACCTGGTCCAAGCCCACGGCCGAGGACCAGTACCGCTTCCTCGCCGCCGACGGCACCGAGCTGCCGCTCGCACCCGGGACGACCTGGCTGGAGATCCATCCCGCCAGCGGTACCTACGTCCCGGGCGCGCCCGTCGTCGAGGGCGGCCCGACCGAGGGCTAG
- a CDS encoding IMPACT family protein, whose amino-acid sequence MSSHEITGLGRPLTLEIDRIKGSRFIGDAAPAGDDDAALAFVAAIREREPSATHHCWAFRLADGRERSSDDGEPGGTAGAPILRRIGGADLSDVVVVVTRYYGGTKLGTGGLVRAYGGCAGAVLDAAERVVRPRVVVFAVDHPYDLSGPIEGVLAAHDATVLDADYGAAVSLRVQLPLALAEGFPAALQEATAGRVEARPAG is encoded by the coding sequence GTGTCCAGCCACGAGATCACCGGCCTCGGCCGGCCGCTGACCCTCGAGATCGACCGGATCAAGGGGTCGCGGTTCATCGGCGACGCCGCACCCGCCGGCGACGACGACGCCGCGCTGGCGTTCGTGGCGGCGATCCGCGAACGCGAGCCGTCGGCCACCCATCACTGCTGGGCGTTCAGGCTTGCCGACGGACGCGAGCGGTCCAGTGACGACGGGGAGCCGGGTGGGACGGCCGGCGCCCCGATCCTGCGCCGCATCGGTGGTGCGGACCTGTCCGACGTCGTGGTCGTCGTCACCCGCTACTACGGGGGCACCAAGCTCGGCACCGGCGGCCTGGTGCGCGCCTACGGCGGCTGCGCGGGTGCGGTCCTCGACGCCGCCGAACGGGTGGTGCGTCCACGCGTGGTGGTGTTCGCCGTGGACCACCCCTACGACCTCTCCGGCCCGATCGAGGGGGTGCTGGCCGCCCACGACGCCACCGTGCTGGACGCCGACTACGGGGCGGCCGTCAGCCTGCGGGTCCAGCTGCCGCTGGCGCTGGCCGAGGGGTTCCCCGCCGCCCTCCAGGAGGCCACGGCAGGACGGGTCGAGGCACGCCCGGCCGGGTGA
- a CDS encoding CBS domain-containing protein — MRRTLATSHEIFGEPKRFRDALMTRTAELLQQAAGDDVTQPDGDGSVLMTLRSNRGGVDVHKRVRVHIDQGVEGEDVLRIPVRWRADPAPHLFPTFDGVIELLTLGNGRCELSLVGYYEPPLGPIGDAVDTYLSDTARASAIRLVRHLARELVEDVYDLDRPLQSDPSRAALTVRDVMSPELVVVSEGESLRDAAGVLLAAGHGGVPVVDARNQVIGVLSERDLLDRVADERLGLGPAAHRAWKRWSARNAGEACSKPAVTTEADTSVRQAATLMATRDVARLVVMDGARVVGIVTRSDMLRVLVRDDEEISAAVTAVLADRGEDGVRHTVEDGRVHLSGTVKLRSRVTPVCREVERCDGVLLVDGSQLGWATDDVTP, encoded by the coding sequence GTGCGTCGCACACTCGCCACGAGCCACGAGATCTTCGGAGAACCCAAACGTTTCCGGGACGCGCTGATGACGAGGACCGCCGAGCTTCTCCAGCAGGCCGCGGGTGACGACGTCACCCAGCCCGACGGCGACGGCAGCGTGCTGATGACGCTGCGCAGCAACCGGGGCGGGGTCGACGTCCACAAGCGTGTCCGCGTGCACATCGACCAGGGCGTGGAGGGCGAGGACGTCCTCCGCATCCCGGTGCGCTGGCGGGCTGATCCAGCCCCCCACCTGTTCCCCACCTTCGACGGCGTCATCGAGCTGCTGACCCTCGGCAACGGGCGCTGCGAGCTGTCCCTCGTGGGGTACTACGAGCCACCGCTGGGCCCGATCGGGGACGCGGTGGACACCTACCTCAGCGATACCGCCCGGGCGTCGGCCATCCGCCTGGTGCGGCACCTGGCACGCGAGCTCGTCGAGGACGTCTACGACCTCGACCGGCCGCTCCAGTCCGACCCCAGCCGCGCTGCGCTGACCGTCCGCGACGTCATGAGCCCCGAGCTCGTCGTCGTGTCCGAGGGCGAATCGCTGCGTGATGCCGCCGGCGTCCTGCTCGCCGCGGGACACGGTGGGGTGCCGGTCGTCGACGCCCGCAACCAGGTGATCGGCGTGCTGTCGGAACGCGACCTGCTGGATCGCGTCGCCGACGAACGCCTGGGGCTCGGCCCGGCCGCCCACCGTGCGTGGAAGCGGTGGTCGGCGCGCAACGCCGGCGAGGCCTGCAGCAAGCCTGCGGTCACGACGGAGGCCGACACCAGCGTGCGGCAGGCCGCCACGCTCATGGCCACCCGCGACGTGGCCCGGCTGGTCGTCATGGACGGCGCGAGGGTCGTCGGCATCGTCACCCGATCCGACATGTTGCGGGTGCTGGTTCGCGACGACGAGGAGATCAGCGCCGCGGTCACGGCCGTCCTGGCCGACCGCGGCGAGGACGGCGTGCGCCACACCGTCGAGGACGGGCGGGTGCACCTGAGCGGCACCGTGAAGCTGCGCAGCCGCGTCACGCCGGTGTGCCGTGAGGTGGAACGGTGCGATGGCGTGCTGCTTGTGGACGGCTCCCAGCTCGGCTGGGCCACCGATGACGTCACGCCCTGA
- a CDS encoding Lrp/AsnC family transcriptional regulator, whose amino-acid sequence MRELDRTDFDLLALLQNDARTPNKELARRVGLAPSTCLGRVRHLEERGAFEGFHARVDPHVLGVGLQALVGVRLTKHTRDVVEAFQQHAVSLREVVGVWHVSGARDFLVHVVLRDADHLRDFAMDAFTSWAHIDSIETSMVFSHTHRTAWPNLNES is encoded by the coding sequence ATGCGCGAACTGGATCGAACGGACTTCGACCTGCTGGCCCTTCTGCAGAACGATGCACGGACCCCCAACAAGGAGCTGGCCCGGCGGGTCGGCCTGGCCCCCTCCACGTGCCTGGGGCGGGTACGACACCTGGAGGAGCGCGGCGCCTTCGAGGGATTCCACGCGCGGGTCGACCCGCACGTCCTCGGCGTGGGGCTGCAGGCCCTGGTCGGGGTCAGGCTGACCAAGCACACCCGCGACGTCGTGGAGGCCTTCCAGCAGCACGCCGTCTCCCTCCGGGAGGTCGTCGGGGTCTGGCACGTCTCCGGTGCCCGGGACTTCCTGGTGCACGTCGTGCTGCGCGACGCCGACCACCTGCGGGACTTCGCGATGGACGCCTTCACGTCGTGGGCCCACATCGACAGCATCGAGACGTCGATGGTCTTCAGCCACACCCACCGCACGGCCTGGCCCAACCTCAACGAGTCCTGA
- the dnaE gene encoding DNA polymerase III subunit alpha: MGDFAHLHVHTEYSMLDGASRVNQLMEKVAQMGMTACAMTDHGVMFGAIDFHRAGRKHGVNPLIGCELYLAPGPRHNTTELTLEGKRYYHLTVIAENQVGYRNLMKLSSRAYTEGYWYKPRVDRELLEEHSEGLIVLSGCLGGEVNQKLLADKRDDARDTMGWYREVFGDRYFVELQDHDIPEQHATNGHLIDLAGKLDIGLVVTNDSHYTEQADYDAHDALLCVQTQSLKADTDRFKFHNDQFYVKPAEQMQSLFPDHPETWKNTLLIAERCNVEFDFDTMHLPKFPCPPGHDEKSLLREKVRVGAVRRYGAEDNSTSYDGLRDEVRQRLEYELGVIEQMGFSAYFLIVADMIEHARNVGIRVGPGRGSAAGCAVSYVTGITDLDPIHHGLLFERFLNPERISMPDIDMDFDERRRVEMIRYTADKYGQDHVAQIVTFQTIKAKQAIKDATRVLGLPYSFGDRLCKMFPPAVQGKEAPLDDALEQSGELKDAATKDPDGRKVIALAKGLEGLRRQHSIHAAGVVIADEPITDIVPTLQVDGNGEVVTQYDGRQVEDLGLLKMDFLGLRNLTIISDALEHIEATTGETVDIDHLPLDDEKTYALISSGDTDGVFQLESSGYKALCRLMKPDRFEDITALGALYRPGPMSANLHTEYANRKNGLAKVTYIHPDVTEILEESYGLLIYQEQVQKIAQKIAGFTLGQADMIRKAIGKKLKDKMDALKGDFVDGTVASGYDKKLGIDLWAQIEGFASYAFNKSHSAAYGMVTYQTAWLKAHYPVEYMAALLTSVKNNKDKLPTALHSCRTMGVEVLVPDINDSMINFSPVIGVDEDGNRTRPRQIRFGMSAVRNVGEAVVSEIIRARTSKGLFTDFHDFVDKVPIGVLNKRTIESLVKAGGFESLGHTRKGLQMVVEPIIDNALTIKRKEEEGQYDLFGGLGGGSDDAGDSVTVDIPEMEYDRKEKLNAEREMLGLYVSDHPLFGLERALFELASAPIPSLQEAKGGSEATIAGLLTSVTKKFTKKGETYVVGTVEDLAGGIEVMFFPSCYQTYADLLVEDEILVVQGRLDDGRDTMQVIADRVSRPDLSEATGAPIQLRLDPRQCAPELIGRLKGVLVEHAGAVPVTLTVANGGPRVTQLAVPETLAVTRSPGLFAELKMLLGAEAVR, translated from the coding sequence ATGGGCGACTTCGCACATCTCCACGTCCACACCGAGTACTCGATGCTCGACGGCGCCAGCCGGGTCAACCAGCTGATGGAGAAGGTCGCCCAGATGGGCATGACGGCCTGCGCGATGACCGACCACGGCGTCATGTTCGGCGCCATCGACTTCCACCGGGCCGGCAGGAAGCACGGGGTCAACCCGCTCATCGGCTGCGAGCTGTACCTCGCCCCCGGGCCGCGGCACAACACCACCGAGCTGACGCTGGAGGGCAAGCGCTACTACCACCTGACGGTCATCGCGGAGAACCAGGTCGGCTACCGCAACCTGATGAAGCTGTCCTCCCGCGCCTACACCGAGGGGTACTGGTACAAGCCCCGCGTCGACCGCGAGCTGCTGGAGGAGCACAGCGAGGGCCTGATCGTCCTCTCCGGCTGCCTCGGTGGCGAGGTCAACCAGAAGCTGCTGGCCGACAAGCGCGACGACGCCCGCGACACCATGGGCTGGTACAGGGAGGTCTTCGGCGACCGCTACTTCGTGGAGCTGCAGGACCACGACATCCCCGAGCAGCACGCCACCAACGGGCACCTGATCGACCTGGCCGGCAAGCTCGACATCGGGCTGGTCGTCACCAACGACAGCCACTACACCGAGCAGGCCGACTACGACGCCCACGACGCATTGCTGTGCGTCCAGACGCAGTCACTGAAGGCCGACACCGACCGCTTCAAGTTCCACAACGACCAGTTCTACGTCAAGCCGGCCGAGCAGATGCAGTCGCTGTTCCCCGACCACCCCGAGACGTGGAAGAACACGCTGCTGATCGCCGAGCGGTGCAACGTCGAGTTCGACTTCGACACCATGCACCTGCCCAAGTTCCCGTGCCCGCCCGGGCACGACGAGAAGAGCCTGCTGCGCGAGAAGGTGCGTGTCGGTGCCGTCCGCCGCTACGGGGCCGAGGACAACTCCACCTCCTACGACGGCCTGCGCGACGAGGTCCGCCAGCGGCTGGAGTACGAGCTCGGCGTCATCGAGCAGATGGGCTTCTCCGCGTACTTCCTGATCGTCGCCGACATGATCGAGCACGCCCGCAACGTGGGCATCCGTGTCGGTCCGGGTCGTGGGTCGGCCGCAGGCTGCGCGGTGTCCTACGTCACGGGCATCACCGACCTCGACCCCATCCACCACGGCCTGCTGTTCGAACGCTTCCTCAACCCCGAGCGCATCTCCATGCCCGACATCGACATGGACTTCGACGAGCGCAGGCGCGTGGAGATGATCCGCTACACCGCCGACAAGTACGGCCAGGACCACGTCGCCCAGATCGTGACATTCCAGACCATCAAGGCGAAGCAGGCCATCAAGGACGCCACGCGGGTGCTCGGGCTGCCGTACTCCTTCGGCGACCGGCTCTGCAAGATGTTCCCGCCGGCGGTCCAGGGCAAGGAGGCGCCGCTCGACGATGCGCTGGAGCAGTCCGGCGAGCTGAAGGACGCCGCGACCAAGGACCCCGATGGCCGCAAGGTCATCGCGCTGGCCAAGGGCCTCGAGGGCCTGCGGCGACAGCATTCCATCCACGCCGCCGGTGTGGTGATCGCCGACGAGCCGATCACCGACATCGTCCCGACGCTGCAGGTCGACGGCAACGGCGAAGTCGTCACCCAGTACGACGGCCGCCAGGTCGAGGACCTCGGCCTGCTCAAGATGGACTTCCTGGGGCTGCGCAACCTCACGATCATCTCCGACGCGCTGGAGCACATCGAGGCCACGACCGGTGAGACCGTCGACATCGACCACCTGCCGCTGGACGACGAGAAGACCTACGCCCTGATCAGCTCGGGTGACACCGACGGCGTCTTCCAGCTGGAGTCCTCGGGCTACAAGGCGCTGTGCCGGCTGATGAAGCCCGACCGCTTCGAGGACATCACGGCGCTGGGTGCGCTGTACCGGCCGGGGCCCATGAGCGCCAACCTGCACACCGAGTACGCCAACCGCAAGAACGGCCTGGCGAAGGTCACCTACATCCACCCCGACGTCACCGAGATCCTCGAGGAGTCCTACGGCCTGCTGATCTACCAGGAGCAGGTGCAGAAGATCGCGCAGAAGATCGCCGGCTTCACGCTTGGCCAGGCCGACATGATCCGGAAGGCCATCGGCAAGAAGCTGAAGGACAAGATGGATGCCCTGAAGGGCGACTTCGTCGACGGCACGGTCGCCTCGGGGTACGACAAGAAGCTCGGCATCGACCTGTGGGCGCAGATCGAGGGCTTCGCCTCCTACGCGTTCAACAAGTCCCACTCGGCTGCCTACGGCATGGTGACGTACCAGACCGCGTGGCTGAAGGCCCACTACCCGGTGGAGTACATGGCTGCGCTGCTGACCAGCGTGAAGAACAACAAGGACAAGCTGCCCACCGCGCTGCACAGCTGCCGGACCATGGGCGTGGAGGTCCTCGTCCCCGACATCAACGACTCGATGATCAACTTCTCGCCGGTCATCGGAGTCGACGAGGACGGCAACAGGACCCGTCCCCGGCAGATCCGCTTCGGGATGTCGGCGGTCCGCAACGTCGGTGAGGCCGTCGTGTCGGAGATCATCAGGGCACGGACCAGCAAGGGGCTGTTCACCGACTTCCACGACTTCGTCGACAAGGTGCCGATCGGCGTGCTCAACAAGCGCACCATCGAGTCGTTGGTCAAGGCGGGCGGGTTCGAGTCGCTCGGCCACACCCGCAAGGGCCTGCAGATGGTCGTCGAGCCGATCATCGACAACGCGCTCACGATCAAGCGCAAGGAGGAGGAGGGGCAGTACGACCTCTTCGGCGGGCTCGGCGGCGGGTCCGACGACGCCGGCGACAGCGTGACCGTCGACATCCCCGAGATGGAGTACGACCGCAAGGAGAAGCTCAACGCCGAACGCGAGATGCTCGGCCTGTACGTCTCCGACCATCCGCTGTTCGGGCTCGAACGTGCCCTGTTCGAGCTGGCGTCCGCCCCGATCCCGTCGCTGCAGGAGGCCAAAGGCGGCAGCGAGGCGACGATCGCCGGCCTGCTGACGTCGGTCACCAAGAAGTTCACCAAGAAGGGCGAGACCTACGTCGTCGGCACCGTCGAGGACCTGGCCGGCGGCATCGAGGTCATGTTCTTCCCGTCGTGCTACCAGACCTACGCCGACCTGCTGGTCGAGGACGAGATCCTCGTGGTGCAGGGCCGGCTCGACGACGGCCGCGACACCATGCAGGTCATCGCCGACCGGGTGTCACGGCCCGACCTGTCGGAGGCCACCGGTGCGCCCATCCAGCTGCGGCTCGACCCACGCCAGTGCGCGCCAGAGCTGATCGGCCGCCTCAAGGGGGTCCTCGTCGAACACGCCGGGGCAGTCCCCGTGACGCTGACGGTCGCCAACGGCGGCCCTCGTGTCACCCAGCTGGCGGTGCCGGAGACCCTGGCGGTGACCCGCAGCCCCGGCCTGTTCGCCGAGCTGAAGATGCTCCTCGGGGCAGAGGCCGTCAGGTGA